In the genome of Calothrix sp. PCC 6303, the window GATCGCTTATTGCTAGCATTGAAGACTGAGCAAGAAGAACATGCGAAAACTCGCACGAACTTGACAACAGCCCTCGGAGATGCTATAGACGGCATGAAGCAAAGATCGTAAGCTTTCCAAATTTCATGAGATTAGAGTCTTTCAAAAAATAAATGATCCAATTTTTAAACTAGACCTATTTCTTTTATTCTCCCTGCTCCCTGCTCCCTCTAAAATCCCATCGCTTTTGCAACATCTAGAACATCTGGGGCAATACCCTGTTTAAATTGGTTGCCACTGTGTTTAATTGCCGTATCTGGATCTTTGAGTCCATTTCCGGTAAGGACACAAACAACTGTTGCACCTGTGGGAATTTGATCTTTGACTTTCAACATTCCAGCTACGGATGCGGCGCTGGCAGGTTCACAGAAGACACCTTCTTCTGATGCTAAAATTCTGTAGGCGTTGAGAATTTCCTCGTCAGTAACGGCATTAAATTCTCCCATACTTGCAGATTTGGCTGCCACTGCCTTATCCCAGCTTGCGGGGTTGCCGATACGGATTGCTGTAGCGATGGTTTCGGGGTGTGCTACTGGTTGCCCATATACCAATGGTGCTGCACCTGCTGCCTGAAAGCCCATCATTTTGGGTAAGCGATCGCACTTTCCCATTTGGTGGTATTCACAAAACCCCATCCAATAAGCTGTGATGTTTCCGGCATTTCCAACCGGGATACACAACCAATCAGGAGCATCACCCAGGGTATCAACTATTTCAAAAGCTGCGGTTTTCTGTCCTTCGATGCGGTAAGGGTTGACAGAATTCACCAATGTCACGGGATATTGTTCTGACATTTCCCGAACTATTTCTAAAGCGCGATCAAAGTTGCCTTGAATTGCCAAGACTTCAGCCCCGTAAAGCAGAGCTTGCGCTAATTTACCGAGGGCAACATAACCATCTGGTATCAAAACAAAGGCTTTCATTCCACCCCGTCGTGCGTATGCGGCTGCGGCTGCTGAGGTATTTCCTGTACTAGCACAAATCACTGCCTTGGCTCCGGCTTCTTTTGCCTTAGTGATTGCCATGGTCATCCCTCGGTCTTTAAAGCTACCTGTGGGATTTAAACCATCATATTTCACAAGTACCTTCACACCTCTACCAATGTATCTCGCCAGGGATGGGGCGGGAATCAGGGGTGTATTACCTTCCAGTAATGTCACAACTGGGGTACTTTCGCTCAC includes:
- the thrC gene encoding threonine synthase translates to MTVSLSPATSYRQPWAGLIETYRPYLPVSESTPVVTLLEGNTPLIPAPSLARYIGRGVKVLVKYDGLNPTGSFKDRGMTMAITKAKEAGAKAVICASTGNTSAAAAAYARRGGMKAFVLIPDGYVALGKLAQALLYGAEVLAIQGNFDRALEIVREMSEQYPVTLVNSVNPYRIEGQKTAAFEIVDTLGDAPDWLCIPVGNAGNITAYWMGFCEYHQMGKCDRLPKMMGFQAAGAAPLVYGQPVAHPETIATAIRIGNPASWDKAVAAKSASMGEFNAVTDEEILNAYRILASEEGVFCEPASAASVAGMLKVKDQIPTGATVVCVLTGNGLKDPDTAIKHSGNQFKQGIAPDVLDVAKAMGF